From a region of the Sesamum indicum cultivar Zhongzhi No. 13 linkage group LG3, S_indicum_v1.0, whole genome shotgun sequence genome:
- the LOC105159406 gene encoding trihelix transcription factor GT-2-like yields the protein MLGVSGLMGSSGGDGAATAAAAEPHESGGASGGSSEVGASSSMIPTAEDSHERSGGNRWPRQETLALLKIRSDMDVAFRDASLKGPLWEEVSRKMAELGFQRSAKKCKEKFENVYKYHKRTKDGRASKSDGKTYRFFDQLEALENAPPPPFTPPPPRPQPPPSTAAPPMPTNATNLPMPSHITVSSTSPNPVSVAPPAQTANNPINASALFHPSQLPQLQPPPPAAVNASNPPQTQPFQTSHPHMSLMSNSTSTSSTSSDEDIQRRRGRKRKWKDFFQRLMKDVIHKQEELQKKFLDTLEKRERERMAREEAWRVQEMSRMNREHELLVQERSIAAAKDAAVIAFLQKVTEQHNLQVPIGNSTTAPPPMQVQPPENPQPPWQPPPPPPPQPQQSTVPPPPAAPGPIVTVTPTKAIETSKTDNGGDTCVSASSSRWPKAEVQALINLRTSLDLKYQENGPKGPLWEEISAGMAKLGYNRSSKRCKEKWENINKYFKKVKESNKKRAEDSKTCPYFHQLDAIYKEKAKNDVVGSFNPMKPENAMVPIMARPEQQWPLGEQQQQDSAMPDQDDHDNDSYNNNDHEEDDDGDEEDEDDEGGSYEIVTNKQPSSATNTTAE from the exons ATGCTTGGTGTTTCAGGCCTCATGGGCAGCTCCGGCGGCGACGGCGCTGctactgctgctgctgccgAACCCCATGAGAGCGGTGGCGCTAGTGGTGGTAGCAGCGAGGTTGGTGCCTCCAGCTCGATGATTCCTACGGCGGAGGATAGTCATGAGAGAAGTGGCGGAAACCGGTGGCCGAGGCAAGAAACTTTGGCTTTACTCAAAATTCGTTCTGATATGGATGTTGCTTTTAGAGACGCAAGTCTTAAAGGTCCATTATGGGAAGAAGTTTCCAG GAAAATGGCGGAGCTTGGATTCCAACGAAGCGCcaagaaatgcaaagagaAATTCGAGAACGTCTACAAGTACCACAAGAGAACTAAAGACGGCCGGGCCTCCAAATCCGACGGCAAGACCTACCgcttttttgatcaattagAGGCCTTGGAGAACGCTCCTCCGCCTCCCTTCACCCCTCCACCGCCACGCCCTCAGCCCCCTCCCTCCACGGCTGCCCCACCAATGCCGACCAATGCTACTAATTTACCAATGCCATCGCATATAACTGTTTCATCAACTAGTCCGAATCCTGTGAGTGTAGCACCACCAGCACAAACTGCCAACAATCCGATTAATGCTTCCGCTTTGTTCCATCCATCACAATTGCCTCAATTACAGCCTCCGCCTCCGGCGGCGGTGAATGCTTCAAATCCTCCTCAAACTCAACCTTTTCAAACATCTCATCCACACATGAGCTTGATGTCGAATTCAACGTCGACGTCGTCTACCTCTTCTGATGAGGATATACAAAGACGGCGGGGGAGGAAGAGAAAGTGGAAGGATTTTTTCCAAAGACTAATGAAAGATGTGATTCACAAACAGGAGGAGTTGCAGAAGAAGTTCTTGGATACGTTGGAGAAACGCGAGCGGGAACGAATGGCGAGAGAGGAGGCCTGGAGAGTGCAAGAAATGTCGAGAATGAATCGGGAACACGAACTGCTAGTCCAGGAGAGATCAATCGCCGCCGCCAAAGACGCCGCTGTAATTGCTTTCTTGCAAAAGGTAACTGAGCAACACAACTTGCAAGTCCCGATCGGTAATAGTACTACTGCACCACCCCCAATGCAGGTACAACCCCCGGAAAATCCTCAGCCACCGTGGCAACCccccccaccaccaccacctcagCCGCAGCAGTCCACTGtcccaccaccaccagcgGCTCCAGGACCAATTGTGACAGTAACACCAACAAAAGCCATAGAAACCTCTAAAACAGATAACGGTGGCGATACTTGCGTCTCCGCAAGCTCCTCAAGGTGGCCGAAAGCGGAGGTCCAAGCCCTGATCAATCTTCGAACGAGTCTCGATCTCAAGTACCAAGAAAACGGACCGAAGGGCCCCCTTTGGGAGGAGATATCCGCCGGCATGGCTAAACTTGGATACAACAGAAGCTCGAAGCGATGCAAAGAGAAATGGGAAAACATCAACAAGTACTTCAAGAAAGTGAAAGAGAGCAACAAGAAGCGAGCCGAGGACTCCAAAACATGCCCGTATTTCCACCAGCTCGACGCCATATACAAAGAGAAGGCCAAGAATGATGTGGTGGGCTCGTTCAATCCAATGAAACCCGAGAACGCAATGGTGCCCATAATGGCCCGACCCGAGCAGCAGTGGCCACTTGGCGAGCAACAGCAGCAGGACTCAGCAATGCCTGATCAGGATGATCACGACAACGACAGCTACAACAACAACGATCACGAGGAGGACGATGATGGAGATGAGGAAGACGAAGACGATGAAGGAGGTAGTTATGAGATAGTAACAAACAAGCAGCCATCTTCAGCTACAAACACCACGGCGGAGTGA